The following proteins are co-located in the Burkholderia sp. HI2500 genome:
- a CDS encoding Lrp/AsnC family transcriptional regulator: MHAITLDATDCRILAVLQEEGRISNLDLAERISLSPSACLRRMRLLEEQGVIEHYRACLSREKLGFELEAFVQVSMRNEENQWHERFAEALREWPEVVGAFVVTGESHYLLRVLAHNLKHYSDFVLNRLYKAPGVMDIRSNIVLQTLKDEAGAPVGLARTGAIKAV, from the coding sequence ATGCACGCGATCACGCTCGATGCCACCGACTGCCGGATTCTGGCGGTACTGCAGGAAGAGGGCAGAATCAGCAATCTCGACCTGGCGGAACGGATTTCGCTTTCGCCGTCCGCCTGTCTGCGCCGCATGCGCCTGCTCGAGGAGCAGGGCGTGATCGAGCACTATCGAGCGTGCCTGAGCCGCGAGAAGCTCGGCTTCGAGCTCGAGGCGTTCGTTCAGGTGTCGATGCGCAACGAAGAGAATCAATGGCACGAGCGCTTCGCGGAAGCGCTGCGCGAATGGCCGGAGGTGGTCGGCGCGTTCGTCGTGACGGGCGAGAGCCACTACCTGCTGCGCGTGCTCGCGCACAACCTCAAGCACTATTCGGATTTCGTGCTGAACCGGCTCTACAAGGCGCCGGGCGTGATGGACATCCGTTCCAACATCGTGCTGCAGACGCTGAAGGATGAAGCCGGCGCGCCGGTCGGGCTGGCGCGCACG
- the kynB gene encoding arylformamidase, with product MDTLWDISPPVSPATPVWPGDTPVSVERVWRMEAGSPVNVARLTLSPHTGAHCDAPLHYDADGAPIGAVPLDTYLGPCRVIHCIGASPVVQPADVAAALDGVPPRVLLRTCARASVDEWDSHFCAVAPETVDLLAAHGVKLIGIDTPSLDPQESKTMDAHHRVRAHRMAILEGIVLDDVPPGDYELIALPLKFATLDASPVRAVLRALPARAS from the coding sequence ATGGACACCCTCTGGGACATCTCGCCGCCCGTCAGCCCCGCCACCCCCGTGTGGCCGGGCGATACGCCGGTTTCCGTCGAACGCGTGTGGCGGATGGAGGCCGGCTCGCCGGTCAACGTCGCGCGCCTGACGCTGTCGCCGCACACGGGCGCGCACTGCGACGCGCCGCTGCACTACGACGCCGACGGCGCGCCGATCGGCGCCGTGCCGCTCGACACCTACCTCGGCCCGTGCCGCGTGATCCATTGCATCGGCGCATCGCCGGTCGTGCAGCCGGCCGATGTCGCGGCCGCGCTCGACGGCGTACCGCCGCGCGTGCTGCTGCGCACCTGTGCGCGCGCCAGCGTCGATGAGTGGGACAGCCACTTCTGCGCGGTCGCGCCCGAGACCGTCGACCTGCTCGCCGCGCATGGTGTGAAGCTGATCGGCATCGACACGCCGTCGCTCGACCCGCAGGAATCGAAGACGATGGATGCGCATCACCGCGTGCGCGCGCACCGGATGGCGATCCTGGAAGGCATCGTGCTCGACGACGTGCCGCCCGGTGACTATGAACTGATCGCACTGCCGCTGAAGTTCGCGACGCTCGACGCGAGCCCCGTGCGCGCGGTGCTGCGCGCGCTGCCCGCGCGTGCTTCCTGA